The following coding sequences lie in one Glycine soja cultivar W05 chromosome 16, ASM419377v2, whole genome shotgun sequence genomic window:
- the LOC114389988 gene encoding receptor-like protein EIX2 has product MSCYFLKLFYALLLLLLHAAGSILGFNSLPNSAEIKCIEAERQALLNFKHGLIDGYGMLSTWRDDGNNGDCCKWKGIQCNNQTGHVEMLHLRGQDTQYLSGAINISSLIALENIEHLDLSSNAFPWSYIPEHMGSFTNLRYLNLSASSFGGSIPSDIGKLTHLLSLDLRKNFYLHGQIPYQLGNLTHLQYLDLSDNDLDGELPYQLGNLSQLRYLDLAGGNSFSGAFPFQVGNLPLLHTLALGGNFDVKSKDAEWLNHLSSLTKLRLSSLHNLSSSHHWLQMISKLVPNLRELRLVGCSLSDTNIQSLFYSPSNFSTALTILDLSSNKLTSSTFQLLSNFSLNLQELYLRDNNIVLPSPLCPNFPALVILGLSYNNMSSSVFLGGFNFSSKLQNLDLYNCSLTDGSFRMSSSFIMSSSFSLVSLDLSSNLLKSSTIFYWLFNSTTNLHNLFLYNNMLEGPIPDGFGKVMNSLEVLDLSGNKLQGEIPSFFGNMCALQVLDLSNNKLTGMLPNGEFSCFFRNSSWCNRDIFKGLDLSYNRLTGMLPKSIGFLSELEYLILAGNSLEGDVTESHLSNFSKLKSLYISENSLSLKFVPSWVPPFQLESLGIRSCKLGPTFPSWLKTQRSLYELDISDNGINDSVPDWFWNKLQNMGLLNMSSNYLIGAIPNISLKLPNRPSILLNSNQFEGKIPSFLLHASELMLSENNFSDLFSFLCDQSTASNLGTLDVSHNQIKGQLPDCWKSVKQLLFLDLSSNKLSGKIPMSMGALVNMEALVLRNNGLMGELPSSLKNCSSLFMLDLSENMLSGPIPSWIGESMQQLIILNMRGNHLSGNLPIHLCYLNRIQLLDLSRNNLSRGIPSCLKNFTAMSQQSINSSDTMSRIYWYNNTYHAIYGFSSGDYTLDITWMWKGVEQGFKNPELKLKSIDLSSNHLTGEIPKEVGYLLGLVSLNLSRNNLSGEIPSRIANLRSLESLDLSRNHISGRIPSSLSEIDYLQKLDLSHNSLSGRIPSGRHFETFEASSFEGNIDLCGEQLNKTCPGDGDQTTEEHQETAVKGDDSVFYEGLYMSLGIGYFTGFWGLLGPLLLWPPWRIAYMRFLNRLTDYLYVCLL; this is encoded by the coding sequence ATGAGTTGTTATTTTCTGAAACTATTTTATGCACTTTTGCTGCTTTTATTGCATGCTGCTGGATCCATTCTTGGATTCAACAGCCTTCCCAATAGTGCAGAAATTAAGTGCATTGAGGCTGAGAGACAAGCACTCCTCAACTTCAAACATGGCCTCATAGATGGCTATGGCATGCTGTCTACATGGAGGGACGATGGCAATAACGGAGACTGTTGCAAATGGAAAGGCATTCAATGCAACAATCAAACTGGTCATGTTGAGATGCTTCATCTCCGTGGTCAGGATACACAATATTTGAGTGGTGCAATCAATATCTCTTCATTGATTGCCCTTGAAAATATTGAACACTTGGATCTCAGCTCTAATGCTTTTCCATGGAGTTATATCCCAGAACACATGGGCTCGTTCACCAACTTAAGATATCTCAATCTCTCTGCTTCTTCATTTGGTGGGAGTATTCCTTCTGATATTGGAAAGCTTACACATTTACTGTCTCTTGATCTACGTAAGAATTTTTATCTCCATGGACAAATCCCTTATCAACTTGGAAACCTTACACATTTACAATATCTTGATCTAAGTGATAATGATCTAGATGGGGAACTCCCTTATCAACTTGGAAATCTCTCACAGTTGAGGTATCTTGATCTTGCGGGGGGGAATTCATTCTCGGGAGCATTTCCTTTCCAAGTTGGGAATCTTCCTTTGTTGCACACTCTTGCACTTGGTGGCAATTTTGATGTGAAATCTAAGGATGCAGAGTGGTtgaatcatctttcttccttgacAAAACTTAGGCTAAGTTCACTACACAACCTTTCCTCTTCTCATCACTGGCTACAAATGATCAGCAAGCTTGTTCCAAACTTAAGAGAGTTGAGGCTAGTTGGTTGTTCTCTTTCAGATACAAATATTCAATCTCTGTTTTATTCACCTTCCAACTTTTCCACTGCTCTTACCATCCTTGATCTTTCTTCAAATAAGCTCACATCCTCAACATTTCAACTGTTGTCAAACTTTAGCCTTAATCTTCAGGAGCTTTATCTTCGTGATAATAACATTGTTTTGCCATCTCCTCTCTGCCCAAACTTTCCGGCTCTTGTTATCCTTGGCCTTTCCTATAATAATATGTCATCATCAGTCTTTCTAGGTGGTTTCAACTTCAGCTCAAAACTTCAAAATCTGGATTTGTATAATTGTAGTCTTACGGATGGAAGTTTTCGTATGTCATCTTCTTTCATTATGagttcttcattttctcttgtTTCCCTTGATCTCTCCTCAAATCTgttgaaatcatcaactatatttTATTGGCTCTTTAACTCCACCACCAATCTTCATAACCTTTTCCTTTATAATAACATGTTAGAAGGTCCCATTCCAGATGGATTTGGGAAAGTAATGAACTCTCTTGAAGTTCTTGACCTCTCCGGTAACAAACTGCAAGGCGAGATTCCATCTTTCTTTGGTAACATGTGCGCATTGCAGGTTTTAGACCTCTCAAATAACAAGTTGACTGGCATGTTACCTAACGGGGAATTTTCTTGCTTCTTCCGAAATTCTTCATGGTGCAACAGAGACATATTTAAGGGCTTGGATTTATCTTATAACCGGTTGACTGGCATGTTACCTAAAAGCATTGGTTTTCTATCAGAGTTGGAGTATCTTATCTTGGCTGGGAATTCTTTGGAGGGTGACGTCACTGAATCCCATCTTTCtaatttttccaaattaaaatcCTTGTACATATCAGAGAACTCATTGTCTCTGAAATTTGTGCCGAGTTGGGTTCCTCCATTCCAATTAGAATCATTGGGAATCAGATCTTGCAAGTTGGGCCCCACTTTTCCTAGTTGGCTCAAGACTCAAAGATCGTTGTATGAGCTTGATATCTCTGATAACGGGATTAATGACTCTGTACCAGACTGGTTTTGGAATAAGTTGCAAAATATGGGATTGTTAAATATGTCTTCCAATTATCTCATTGGTGCAATTCCTAATATATCATTGAAGCTTCCTAACAGACCGTCTATACTTCTGAATTCCAATCAGTTTGAGGGTAAAATTCCGTCATTTTTACTACATGCTTCCGAGCTGATGCtctctgaaaataatttttcagatTTGTTTTCATTCTTATGTGACCAAAGCACAGCTTCAAATTTGGGCACTTTAGATGTGTCACACAATCAAATAAAGGGGCAACTGCCAGATTGTTGGAAATCAGTAAAGCAATTACTGTTCCTTGATTTAAGCAGCAATAAATTGTCAGGGAAGATTCCTATGTCCATGGGCGCCCTTGTTAATATGGAAGCCTTGGTTTTACGAAACAATGGTTTAATGGGTGAGTTGCCTTCTTCTTTGAAGAATTGCAGCAGTTTATTTATGCTGGACCTGAGTGAAAATATGTTGTCGGGTCCAATACCATCATGGATTGGAGAAAGTATGCAGCAATTGATAATCCTGAACATGCGAGGAAATCACCTCTCAGGAAATCTACCCATTCATCTCTGTTATTTGAACCGTATTCAATTGTTGGATCTTTCAAGGAATAATTTGTCAAGAGGAATTCCATCATGCTTAAAGAATTTCACTGCAATGTCTCAACAGAGCATCAACTCAAGTGACACTATGTCTCGTATATATTGGTATAATAACACTTACCATGCAATTTATGGTTTCTCATCGGGAGATTATACGCTTGACATAACATGGATGTGGAAAGGTGTGGAACAGGGGTTCAAGAATCCAGAGTTAAAGCTCAAGAGCATTGATCTTTCCAGTAACCATTTAACCGGTGAAATACCAAAGGAGGTCGGATATTTGCTTGGGTTAGTTTCTTTGAATCTATCAAGAAACAATTTGAGTGGAGAAATTCCTTCTCGGATTGCGAATTTAAGGTCACTAGAATCACTTGACTTGTCAAGAAATCACATCTCTGGGAGAattccttcttctctttctgAAATTGATTATTTGCAAAAATTAGACTTGTCACACAACTCTCTTTCTGGAAGAATCCCATCAGGAAGACATTTTGAAACCTTTGAAGCCTCTAGTTTTGAAGGAAACATTGATCTTTGTGGTGAACAACTTAACAAAACTTGTCCTGGGGATGGAGATCAGACAACAGAAGAGCATCAAGAAACAGCAGTCAAAGGTGATGATTCAGTTTTCTATGAGGGATTATACATGAGCTTGGGGATTGGATACTTCACTGGATTTTGGGGCTTATTAGGGCCATTACTACTGTGGCCTCCTTGGAGAATTGCTTACATGAGGTTTCTGAACAGATTAACAGACTATTTATATGTATGCTTATTGTGA
- the LOC114389989 gene encoding receptor-like protein EIX1: MGGYFVKILFALLVCFLHTEISILGLNSTSEISRVKCIESERQALLNFKRGLVNDSGMLSTWRDDENNRDCCKWKGLQCNNETGHVSKLDLHGHYPQRLSGVINISSLIDLQNIEYLNLSNNDFEGSYIPKFMGSFTNLKYLDLSWSRFGGRIPYELGNLSKLEYLDLKWNSLDGAIPSQLGKLTSLQHLDLSLNSLSGEIPSEVGVLTGLQHLDLSRNSLHGEIPSEVGKLTSLRHLDLSFNSFRGEIHSEVGMLTSLQHLDLSGNSLLGEIPSEVGKLTALRYLDLSYNVAIHGEIPYHFKNLSQLQYLCLRGLNLSGPIPFRAGNLPILHTLRLEGNFDLKINDAQWLSSLSFLTTLGLTSLHNLGSSRYWQQMIGELITNLRELSLVDCNLTDESVVLSASIQNSSSPLVTLNLNDNSLEGPIPNLSNFTSLRTLHLSNNRLTGEIPKSIGLLHELESLHLQDNYLEGDINEWHLTNLSKLEELDLTDNSLSLKFGTTWVPPFQLYNLGLASCKLGPSFPSWLQTQSHLGFLDISDAGIDDFVPDWFWNKLQSISLMNMSYNSLKGTIPNFPIKLTDDYKLIILNSNQLEGEIPAFLSHAYALDFSNNKISGLNTFLCGKRASTNLHTLDLSSNRIMGQLPNCWEHLNTLEFLDLSNNKLSGKIPQSMGTLVNLEALVLRHNNFIGDLPFTLKNCTRLDILDLSENLLSGPIPSWIGQSLQQLQILSLRVNHFNGSVPVHLCYLRQIHILDLSRNNLSKGIPTCLRNFTAMMESRLPTLTFSL, encoded by the coding sequence ATGGGTGGTTACTTTGTCAAAATCTTGTTTGCATTGTTAGTGTGCTTTTTGCATACTGAAATATCCATTCTTGGATTGAACTCTACATCGGAGATCTCACGTGTGAAATGCATTGAAAGTGAGAGACAAGCCCTCCTCAACTTCAAACGTGGCCTTGTAAATGACTCTGGCATGCTGTCTACATGGAGGGATGATGAAAATAACAGAGATTGTTGCAAATGGAAAGGCCTTCAATGCAATAATGAAACAGGTCACGTCTCCAAGCTTGATCTTCATGGTCACTACCCACAACGTTTGTCAGGTGTAATCAATATTTCTTCATTGATTGACttgcaaaatattgaatatttgaATCTTAGCAATAATGATTTTGAAGGGAGTTACATCCCAAAATTTATGGGCTCGTTCACCAACTTAAAATATCTTGATCTATCATGGTCGAGGTTTGGTGGGAGAATTCCTTATGAATTGGGGAATCTCTCAAAGTTGGAGTATCTTGATCTTAAATGGAATTCTCTTGATGGAGCAATACCTTCTCAACTAGGGAAGCTTACAAGTTTACAGCATCTAGATCTAAGCCTAAATTCTCTTAGTGGAGAAATCCCTTCTGAAGTAGGGGTGCTTACAGGCTTACAACATCTAGATCTAAGTAGAAATTCTCTTCACGGAGAAATCCCTTCTGAAGTAGGGAAGCTTACAAGCTTACGACACTTAGATCTAAGCTTCAATTCTTTTCGTGGAGAAATCCATTCTGAAGTAGGGATGCTTACAAGCTTGCAACATCTAGATCTGAGTGGAAATTCTCTTCTTGGAGAAATCCCTTCTGAAGTAGGGAAGCTTACAGCATTACGATATCTAGATCTAAGTTATAATGTGGCTATTCATGGAGAGATCCCTTATCACTTTAAAAATCTCTCACAACTGCAATATCTTTGTCTTAGAGGACTTAATCTTTCCGGGCCAATACCTTTCCGGGCTGGGAATCTTCCTATCTTGCATACTCTTAGACTTGAAGGCAATTTTGATCTTAAAATTAACGATGCACAGTGGctatcttctctctcttttttaacaACTCTTGGCCTGACATCATTGCATAATCTTGGCTCCTCTCGTTACTGGCAACAAATGATCGGTGAGCTTATAACAAACTTGAGAGAGTTGAGTCTAGTTGATTGTAATCTCACTGATGAAAGTGTTGTGCTATCTGCTTCCATTCAAAATTCTTCATCTCCTCTTGTCACCCTTAACCTTAATGATAACTCGTTAGAAGGTCCAATACCTAATCTTTCAAATTTTACATCTTTGAGGACATTACATCTTTCCAATAATCGGTTAACTGGAGAAATACCTAAAAGCATTGGGTTGCTACATGAGTTGGAGTCTCTTCACCTACAGGATAATTACTTGGAGGGTGATATCAATGAATGGCATCTCACAAATTTGTCCAAATTGGAGGAGTTAGACTTAACAGACAACTCGTTGTCTCTAAAGTTTGGTACTACATGGGTTCCACCTTTCCAATTATATAATTTGGGACTAGCTTCTTGCAAGTTGGGTCCTAGTTTCCCAAgttggctccaaactcaaagtcACTTGGGCTTTCTAGATATCTCTGATGCTGGGATTGATGACTTTGTGCCAGACTGGTTTTGGAACAAGTTACAGTCTATAAGTTTGATGAATATGTCTTACAACAGTCTCAAAGGTACAATTCCGAATTTCCCGATCAAGCTTACTGATGACTATAAACTTATAATTCTAAATTCAAATCAACTTGAAGGTGAAATTCCTGCTTTTTTATCCCACGCTTATGCATTAGATTTTTCCAACAATAAGATTTCAGGCTTAAACACATTCTTGTGTGGAAAAAGAGCAAGTACAAACCTACACACTTTGGACTTATCAAGTAATCGAATAATGGGACAACTGCCCAACTGTTGGGAACATCTAAATACATTAGAATTTCTTGATCTGAGCAATAATAAATTGTCAGGCAAGATTCCACAGTCCATGGGTACACTTGTTAATTTGGAAGCTTTGGTCTTAAGACACAACAATTTTATTGGAGACCTACCATTCACCTTGAAGAACTGCACTCGTTTAGATATACTAGACTTGAGTGAAAATTTGTTGTCTGGTCCAATACCGTCATGGATTGGACAAAGTTTACAACAATTACAAATCTTGAGCTTGCGTGTAAACCACTTTAATGGAAGTGTTCCTGTTCATCTCTGTTATTTGAGGCAAATTCATATCTTGGATCTTTCAAGAAATAACTTGTCAAAAGGAATTCCAACTTGTCTAAGGAACTTTACTGCGATGATGGAAAGCAGACTACCAACATTGACATTTAGTTTATAA